Below is a genomic region from Hyalangium minutum.
GATGAACTCGCGCGCGCCGTAAGCCTTGAGGCTGTGCGTGCGGTCGCCGGGCAGCAGGCCGTACCGGTTGAACGTGAGCGACAGCAGGTCGAAGTCGCGCGTCAGGTTGGGCGACAGCTGGCCGGTGTCCGCGCGGAACAGGCCCGAGTAGTTCCCCTCCAGCCGGGCCCACGTGTAGCTGGCCTGGGCCAGCCACTGGTTGGAGAAGTTCTTCTGGTAGTAGAGCGTGACGCCGTCGTACCTGCGCTGAGCCTCCGGGAAGTCCGTGGAGTAGCCCTTGCCTGGGTTGCCGATGAAGAAGGTGCTGCCGTCATCGCGGCTCATGTCCTCGATGACGTTGTTGAGCTGGCGCCGCGTATAAGTGAGTCCCAGTCGGCCCAGGAGCAGCTCCAGCTCGCCGCCCACGACGATCTCGTCCATCGACTGGGGCTTGATGTTCGGGTCCACGGGGACGCGATCGCCGCCCTCCACGCTCCAGAACTGGTTGGGGCTCTCCCGGTTGCCGATGACCGTGCGGTTCGCGTCGCTGGCGCAGGCGGTCTGCAGGGACTCGGGATCCGAGGGATTGCACGCGGGCGCCTTGTACGTGGCGGACATGAGCTGCTGCTGCGGGAACGAGAGGTCCGCCATGTCCAGCGTCATGCTCTCGTAGAAGCGGGCGTAGTTGACGAAGAGCTTGGAGCGGCCCTGCTGCGTGGGATCGTAGATGACGCCCAGGCGCGGGGACCACTGGTTGGGCAGGTAGAGGCCCACCTTGTTGTCCAAGCCCCAGACCGTCTGCGCGTCGTAGCGGAGGCCCACGTTGACGGTGACCTTGTCGAGCACCGACCAGCTGTCCTGCACGAAGCCGCCCACGGTCATCGACTTGGAGGTGCCCTCCTTCGTCTCCAGGAACACGGGCTGGTCCGGCCCGTCCAGGTAGCCATACTGGTTGAGGCTGAAGAAGCACGAGCCGTCCGTGCACTCCTGCCAGTGGGCGAAGCCCGTGCGCGCGCGGTTGTTGTAGAAGCTCAGCCGCTCCGCGTCGAAGCCCGCCTTGACGATGTGGTGGCCGCGCCACTCGAAGAGGTACGTGCCCAGCACCTTGCCCTGGATGCGATCCAGCTTCTGGATGCTGATGGTGCCCGGGCCACCCGTGGTGTACGCGCTCACCGGGCAGCGCGAGGCACGCTGCTCCGCCGGCAGCTCCGACGGAGAGTCACAGACGGAGGGATCCGGCAGCGACTCGAACTCGGTGATGCTGTGGAAGTCGCGCCCCGCCACGCCGGTGGTGGTGGAAGGCCGGCGCGTGCGCCGCCAGGAGACGCGCGGATCCTTGGAGAGCCCCGTTCCCGAGTTCAGCCCCGAGTCATCCGACGGCAGGATCGTGTCGTACTGGTGGTGCCAACCCACCGTGGCATCCAGGAGCAGCTTCTTGTCGAAGAACGAGGAGGACTGCTTCGCCACCAGGTCCAGCGCGTTGTTGTCCCGCATGGTGGCGATGGACTCGTAGCTGCCCTGGACAAAGCCGGTGCAGGACAGGCTCGAGCACACCTCGGGCTCACCGTCGTCGCTGAAGGCGTACTTCCCTGCCCCACCCGAGGAGCGCGGCACGCCGAACACGGAGATCGACAGGTTGTGATCGGGGGTGAAGAGGTACGTCAGCTTGGCCGTGTACTGCAGGCTGCGCTCGTCCGCGAAGCGGTTGACCTGGGTGCCCTCAATGGGCGTGGACACCTGGAACAGCGTCTTGGGATCCACCCGCGCCGCGCCCACCGCCGTGCAGCCGTTCTCGCGATCCACCGCCGTGCAGATGTCCAGCGTGCTCAGCCGCCGCTGCACCTGGATGCGGCTGAACGACGGCGCCACGCCCACGTAAAACCAGAGCTTGTCCTTGAGGATCGGTCCACCGAGATCGAAGCCGAAGTCGCCCAGGTTCCAGGGCTTGCCCTGGGCGCTGATGACGGAGCCCGCCTGCTGCACCACCGTGCCCGATGTCTGCAGGACGCCCGGGGCCATGTTGGCGAACACCGAGCCGTGGAACTCGTTGGAGCCGGACTTGGTGACGACGTTGAGGATGCCGCCCGTGGCGCGGCCGTACTCGGGCATGTAGCCGCTGGTGATGACGTTGACCTCCTTGACGAACTCCACCGACAGCGGCGTGCCCACGGTGCCCACGCTGGGATCACTCACGGACAGGCCGTCCACCACGTACTGGCTCTCTGGAGAACTGCTGCCGCTGATGCTCACGCCGTAGCGATCTTCCTGGGCACCGGGGGCCAGCTCGGCCAGCGACTCGAAGGAGCGCGTGGCGGAGCCCTTGCCGCCCGGGCGGATGACGGCCACGTTGCGCAGGAAGTCCGAGTCCACGCTCACGCCCGCGGCGCTGGAGCCGATGTCCACGGTGGGCGGAGTGGCGACGATCTCCATCGTCTCGCCCAGGGCGTCCGGCAACAGTTCCACATTGACGCGGATCGTCACGCCCAGGCGCAGGGTGATGCCCGACCGCGCGTAAGGCCTGTAGGACTCCTTCTCGAACCGGAGGGTATAGGTGCTCGGCGGAAGCTGAGGGATGCGGTACTGCCCGCTCCCATCCGTGACGACCGTCTGCTCGCCCATGAGGCCCGGGGCCGTAGCGGTGACGATGACATCGGGGACGGGCTTCTTCGTCGAAGCGTCGATGACGGTGCCGGTGATGACAGAAGTGGTTTGGGCCAGCGCCTCGGAGCCAGACAGCGCGGCCACGAGACACAGCCCCCATGCGAGAGCCAGACGTTTGAACAAGGAACCCCTCCAGAGGTGCGGGGCGCACTTTGTCCCAAACCAGACGGAAGCCCAAATCCCATCTGGCGAGTGGGTTGGGAAAAAGCACTCGGGGCGGATGCCAGGTTCCACTGCCGGGCCTACCTTCTCTCGGCCTCCATGTGCAGCCGAGGAGCCCAGGTATGGCGAAGCGCGCTCCCAACGCCCGGGGTGGCGGACGGAAGACAGTTGAGCGGGACACCATCCCCGAGGGTGTCGAGGTCCCGGACAAGGCTCTGTTCTTCAACCGGGAGCTGTCCTGGCTGCTCTTCAACGATCGGGTGCTGCAGTTGGCCGAGGACAGCGCGGTGCCGCTACTGGAGCGCCTGAAGTTCTGCGCCATCTACGCGCGCAACCTGGACGAGTTCTTCATGATCCGCGTGGCCCGGCTGCACGAGCAGCACCGCGCGGGCGTCGTCCGGCTGGTTCCGGATGGGGCCACACCGGGCGAGACCCTGGACAAGCTGCACGCGCGCATCCGCGAGCAGGGGCTGCGGCACAGCCACTGCTTCGAGCAGGTAC
It encodes:
- a CDS encoding TonB-dependent receptor — protein: MFKRLALAWGLCLVAALSGSEALAQTTSVITGTVIDASTKKPVPDVIVTATAPGLMGEQTVVTDGSGQYRIPQLPPSTYTLRFEKESYRPYARSGITLRLGVTIRVNVELLPDALGETMEIVATPPTVDIGSSAAGVSVDSDFLRNVAVIRPGGKGSATRSFESLAELAPGAQEDRYGVSISGSSSPESQYVVDGLSVSDPSVGTVGTPLSVEFVKEVNVITSGYMPEYGRATGGILNVVTKSGSNEFHGSVFANMAPGVLQTSGTVVQQAGSVISAQGKPWNLGDFGFDLGGPILKDKLWFYVGVAPSFSRIQVQRRLSTLDICTAVDRENGCTAVGAARVDPKTLFQVSTPIEGTQVNRFADERSLQYTAKLTYLFTPDHNLSISVFGVPRSSGGAGKYAFSDDGEPEVCSSLSCTGFVQGSYESIATMRDNNALDLVAKQSSSFFDKKLLLDATVGWHHQYDTILPSDDSGLNSGTGLSKDPRVSWRRTRRPSTTTGVAGRDFHSITEFESLPDPSVCDSPSELPAEQRASRCPVSAYTTGGPGTISIQKLDRIQGKVLGTYLFEWRGHHIVKAGFDAERLSFYNNRARTGFAHWQECTDGSCFFSLNQYGYLDGPDQPVFLETKEGTSKSMTVGGFVQDSWSVLDKVTVNVGLRYDAQTVWGLDNKVGLYLPNQWSPRLGVIYDPTQQGRSKLFVNYARFYESMTLDMADLSFPQQQLMSATYKAPACNPSDPESLQTACASDANRTVIGNRESPNQFWSVEGGDRVPVDPNIKPQSMDEIVVGGELELLLGRLGLTYTRRQLNNVIEDMSRDDGSTFFIGNPGKGYSTDFPEAQRRYDGVTLYYQKNFSNQWLAQASYTWARLEGNYSGLFRADTGQLSPNLTRDFDLLSLTFNRYGLLPGDRTHSLKAYGAREFILTDSTSLNIGTSYRGRSGTVTNVLGAHPRRSGSETFILPRGSGGRLPWLHNVDGHVGLNQKLANNYVLTLSLDVFNLFNFQQYTNVDQTLTFTRVYSLEDGTKLADLKSCSDPKATCKIIGTANGQPITSSDINPNFGKPTAYQAPRSIRLGAKLSF